The Etheostoma spectabile isolate EspeVRDwgs_2016 chromosome 1, UIUC_Espe_1.0, whole genome shotgun sequence genome has a segment encoding these proteins:
- the bdnf gene encoding neurotrophic factor BDNF precursor form isoform X3, with the protein MFHQVRRVMTILFLTMVISYFSCMRAAPLRDAPGMRGHRTEGYLGAAAAARGHGTPQSGGGPGQRGELPSLTDTFEQVIEELLEVEGEAAQLGQGADKSQGGGGPSSVVTTETKDVDLYDSRVMISNQVPLEPPLLFLLEEYKNYLDAANMSMRVRRHSDPSRRGELSVCDSISQWVTAVDKKTAIDMSGQTVTVMEKVPVPNGQLKQYFYETKCNPMGYTKEGCRGIDKRHYNSQCRTTQSYVRALTMDSKKKIAWRFIRIDTSCVCTLTIKRGR; encoded by the coding sequence TTCCACCAGGTTAGAAGAGTGATGACCATCCTGTTCCTTACTATGGTTATTTCATACTTCAGTTGCATGAGAGCTGCGCCCCTGAGAGACGCCCCGGGCATGCGGGGCCATCGGACGGAAGGCTACTTGGGCGCCGCTGCGGCCGCACGAGGCCATGGGACTCCACAGAGTGGTGGTGGGCCAGGCCAGCGTGGGGAACTGCCCTCACTCACAGACACGTTTGAGCAGGTGATAGAGGAGCTGCTGGAGGTGGAGGGAGAGGCAGCACAGCTGGGACAGGGGGCTGATAAGAGCCAGGGAGGTGGGGGCCCGTCCTCTGTGGTTACCACAGAGACCAAGGATGTCGACCTGTACGACTCGCGGGTGATGATCAGCAACCAAGTGCCTTTGGAGCCACCGTTGCTCTTTCTTCTGGAGGAATACAAAAACTATCTGGATGCCGCTAACATGTCCATGAGGGTGCGGCGACACTCCGATCCCTCGCGGCGCGgagagctcagtgtgtgtgacagtATTAGCCAGTGGGTGACAGCTGTGGATAAAAAGACGGCAATAGACATGTCTGGGCAGACAGTTACCGTCATGGAAAAGGTCCCTGTTCCCAATGGCCAACTGAAGCAATACTTTTATGAGACCAAATGCAACCCCATGGGGTACACAAAGGAGGGCTGCAGAGGAATAGACAAGCGGCATTATAATTCCCAATGCAGGACAACCCAGTCCTACGTGCGAGCACTTACCATGGATAGCAAAAAGAAGATTGCCTGGCGGTTTATAAGGATAGACACTTCATGTGTATGCACATTGACCATTAAAAGAGGGAGATAG
- the bdnf gene encoding neurotrophic factor BDNF precursor form isoform X2 → MVCFTTGQQKFHQVRRVMTILFLTMVISYFSCMRAAPLRDAPGMRGHRTEGYLGAAAAARGHGTPQSGGGPGQRGELPSLTDTFEQVIEELLEVEGEAAQLGQGADKSQGGGGPSSVVTTETKDVDLYDSRVMISNQVPLEPPLLFLLEEYKNYLDAANMSMRVRRHSDPSRRGELSVCDSISQWVTAVDKKTAIDMSGQTVTVMEKVPVPNGQLKQYFYETKCNPMGYTKEGCRGIDKRHYNSQCRTTQSYVRALTMDSKKKIAWRFIRIDTSCVCTLTIKRGR, encoded by the coding sequence TTCCACCAGGTTAGAAGAGTGATGACCATCCTGTTCCTTACTATGGTTATTTCATACTTCAGTTGCATGAGAGCTGCGCCCCTGAGAGACGCCCCGGGCATGCGGGGCCATCGGACGGAAGGCTACTTGGGCGCCGCTGCGGCCGCACGAGGCCATGGGACTCCACAGAGTGGTGGTGGGCCAGGCCAGCGTGGGGAACTGCCCTCACTCACAGACACGTTTGAGCAGGTGATAGAGGAGCTGCTGGAGGTGGAGGGAGAGGCAGCACAGCTGGGACAGGGGGCTGATAAGAGCCAGGGAGGTGGGGGCCCGTCCTCTGTGGTTACCACAGAGACCAAGGATGTCGACCTGTACGACTCGCGGGTGATGATCAGCAACCAAGTGCCTTTGGAGCCACCGTTGCTCTTTCTTCTGGAGGAATACAAAAACTATCTGGATGCCGCTAACATGTCCATGAGGGTGCGGCGACACTCCGATCCCTCGCGGCGCGgagagctcagtgtgtgtgacagtATTAGCCAGTGGGTGACAGCTGTGGATAAAAAGACGGCAATAGACATGTCTGGGCAGACAGTTACCGTCATGGAAAAGGTCCCTGTTCCCAATGGCCAACTGAAGCAATACTTTTATGAGACCAAATGCAACCCCATGGGGTACACAAAGGAGGGCTGCAGAGGAATAGACAAGCGGCATTATAATTCCCAATGCAGGACAACCCAGTCCTACGTGCGAGCACTTACCATGGATAGCAAAAAGAAGATTGCCTGGCGGTTTATAAGGATAGACACTTCATGTGTATGCACATTGACCATTAAAAGAGGGAGATAG
- the bdnf gene encoding neurotrophic factor BDNF precursor form isoform X5, with product MTILFLTMVISYFSCMRAAPLRDAPGMRGHRTEGYLGAAAAARGHGTPQSGGGPGQRGELPSLTDTFEQVIEELLEVEGEAAQLGQGADKSQGGGGPSSVVTTETKDVDLYDSRVMISNQVPLEPPLLFLLEEYKNYLDAANMSMRVRRHSDPSRRGELSVCDSISQWVTAVDKKTAIDMSGQTVTVMEKVPVPNGQLKQYFYETKCNPMGYTKEGCRGIDKRHYNSQCRTTQSYVRALTMDSKKKIAWRFIRIDTSCVCTLTIKRGR from the coding sequence ATGACCATCCTGTTCCTTACTATGGTTATTTCATACTTCAGTTGCATGAGAGCTGCGCCCCTGAGAGACGCCCCGGGCATGCGGGGCCATCGGACGGAAGGCTACTTGGGCGCCGCTGCGGCCGCACGAGGCCATGGGACTCCACAGAGTGGTGGTGGGCCAGGCCAGCGTGGGGAACTGCCCTCACTCACAGACACGTTTGAGCAGGTGATAGAGGAGCTGCTGGAGGTGGAGGGAGAGGCAGCACAGCTGGGACAGGGGGCTGATAAGAGCCAGGGAGGTGGGGGCCCGTCCTCTGTGGTTACCACAGAGACCAAGGATGTCGACCTGTACGACTCGCGGGTGATGATCAGCAACCAAGTGCCTTTGGAGCCACCGTTGCTCTTTCTTCTGGAGGAATACAAAAACTATCTGGATGCCGCTAACATGTCCATGAGGGTGCGGCGACACTCCGATCCCTCGCGGCGCGgagagctcagtgtgtgtgacagtATTAGCCAGTGGGTGACAGCTGTGGATAAAAAGACGGCAATAGACATGTCTGGGCAGACAGTTACCGTCATGGAAAAGGTCCCTGTTCCCAATGGCCAACTGAAGCAATACTTTTATGAGACCAAATGCAACCCCATGGGGTACACAAAGGAGGGCTGCAGAGGAATAGACAAGCGGCATTATAATTCCCAATGCAGGACAACCCAGTCCTACGTGCGAGCACTTACCATGGATAGCAAAAAGAAGATTGCCTGGCGGTTTATAAGGATAGACACTTCATGTGTATGCACATTGACCATTAAAAGAGGGAGATAG
- the bdnf gene encoding neurotrophic factor BDNF precursor form isoform X1 produces the protein MTWINFFLLYLTGKKRSTEFDNFHQVRRVMTILFLTMVISYFSCMRAAPLRDAPGMRGHRTEGYLGAAAAARGHGTPQSGGGPGQRGELPSLTDTFEQVIEELLEVEGEAAQLGQGADKSQGGGGPSSVVTTETKDVDLYDSRVMISNQVPLEPPLLFLLEEYKNYLDAANMSMRVRRHSDPSRRGELSVCDSISQWVTAVDKKTAIDMSGQTVTVMEKVPVPNGQLKQYFYETKCNPMGYTKEGCRGIDKRHYNSQCRTTQSYVRALTMDSKKKIAWRFIRIDTSCVCTLTIKRGR, from the coding sequence TTCCACCAGGTTAGAAGAGTGATGACCATCCTGTTCCTTACTATGGTTATTTCATACTTCAGTTGCATGAGAGCTGCGCCCCTGAGAGACGCCCCGGGCATGCGGGGCCATCGGACGGAAGGCTACTTGGGCGCCGCTGCGGCCGCACGAGGCCATGGGACTCCACAGAGTGGTGGTGGGCCAGGCCAGCGTGGGGAACTGCCCTCACTCACAGACACGTTTGAGCAGGTGATAGAGGAGCTGCTGGAGGTGGAGGGAGAGGCAGCACAGCTGGGACAGGGGGCTGATAAGAGCCAGGGAGGTGGGGGCCCGTCCTCTGTGGTTACCACAGAGACCAAGGATGTCGACCTGTACGACTCGCGGGTGATGATCAGCAACCAAGTGCCTTTGGAGCCACCGTTGCTCTTTCTTCTGGAGGAATACAAAAACTATCTGGATGCCGCTAACATGTCCATGAGGGTGCGGCGACACTCCGATCCCTCGCGGCGCGgagagctcagtgtgtgtgacagtATTAGCCAGTGGGTGACAGCTGTGGATAAAAAGACGGCAATAGACATGTCTGGGCAGACAGTTACCGTCATGGAAAAGGTCCCTGTTCCCAATGGCCAACTGAAGCAATACTTTTATGAGACCAAATGCAACCCCATGGGGTACACAAAGGAGGGCTGCAGAGGAATAGACAAGCGGCATTATAATTCCCAATGCAGGACAACCCAGTCCTACGTGCGAGCACTTACCATGGATAGCAAAAAGAAGATTGCCTGGCGGTTTATAAGGATAGACACTTCATGTGTATGCACATTGACCATTAAAAGAGGGAGATAG